Proteins encoded within one genomic window of Pongo pygmaeus isolate AG05252 chromosome 6, NHGRI_mPonPyg2-v2.0_pri, whole genome shotgun sequence:
- the CCT6A gene encoding T-complex protein 1 subunit zeta, which translates to MAAVKTLNPKAEVARAQAALAVNISAARGLQDVLRTNLGPKGTMKMLVSGAGDIKLTKDGNVLLHEMQIQHPTASLIAKVATAQDDITGDGTTSNVLIIGELLKQADLYISEGLHPRIITEGFEAAKEKALQFLEEVKVSREMDRETLIDVARTSLRTKVHAELADVLTEAVVDSILAIKKQDEPIDLFMIEIMEMKHKSETDTSLIRGLVLDHGARHPDMKKRVEDAYILTCNVSLEYEKTEVNSGFFYKSAEEREKLVKAERKFIEDRVKKIIELKRKVCGDSDKGFVVINQKGIDPFSLDALSKEGIVALRRAKRRNMERLTLACGGVALNSFDDLSPDQLGHAGLVYEYTLGEEKFTFIEKCNNPRSVTLLIKGPNKHTLTQIKDAVRDGLRAVKNAIDDGCVVPGAGAVEVAMAEALIKHKPSVKGRAQLGVQAFADALLIIPKVLAQNSGFDLQETLVKIQAEHSESGQLVGVDLNTGEPMVAAEVGVWDNYCVKKQLLHSCTVIATNILLVDEIMRAGMSSLKG; encoded by the exons ATGGCGGCTGTGAAGACCCTGAACCCCAAGGCCGAGGTGGCCCGAGCGCAGGCGGCGCTGGCGGTCAACATCAGCGCGGCGCGGGGTCTGCAGGACGTGCTAAGGACCAACCTGGGGCCCAAGGGCACCATGAAGAT GCTCGTTTCTGGCGCTGGAGACATCAAACTTACTAAAGACGGCAATGTGTTGCTTCACGAAATG cAAATTCAACACCCAACAGCTTCCTTAATAGCAAAGGTAGCAACAGCCCAGGATGATATAACTGGTGACGGTACGACTTCCAATGTCCTAATCATTGGAGAGCTGCTGAAACAGGCGGATCTCTACATTTCTGAA GGCCTTCATCCCAGAATAATCACTGAAGGATTTGAAGCTGCAAAGGAAAAGGCCCTTCAGTTTTTGGAAGAAGTCAAAgtaagcagagagatggacaGGGAAACACTTATAGATGTGGCCAGAACATCTCTTCGTACTAAAGTTCATGCTGAACTTGCAGATGTCTTAACAGAG GCTGTAGTGGACTCCATTTTGGCCATTAAAAAGCAAGATGAACCTATTGATCTCTTCATGATTGAGATCATGGAGATGAAACATAAATCTGAAACTGATACAAG CTTAATCAGAGGGCTTGTTTTGGACCACGGAGCACGGCATCCTGATATGAAGAAAAGGGTGGAGGATGCATACATCCTCACTTGTAACGTGTCATTAGAGTATGAAAAAAC agaAGTGAATTCTGGCTTTTTTTACAAGAgtgcagaagagagagaaaaactcgtgaaagctgaaagaaaattcattgaagatagagttaaaaaaataatagaactgAAAAGGAAAGTTTGTGGCGATTCAGATAAAGGATTTGTTGTTATTAATCAAAAG ggAATTGACCCCTTTTCCTTagatgctctttcaaaagaaggcatagtCGCTCTGCGCAGAGCTAAAAGGAGAAACATGGAGAG GCTGACTCTTGCTTGTGGTGGGGTAGCCCTGAATTCTTTTGACGACCTAAGTCCTGACCAGTTGGGACATGCAGGACTTGTATATGAGTATACATTG GGAGAAGAGAAGTTTACCTTTATTGAGAAATGTAACAACCCTCGTTCTGTCACATTATTGATCAAAGGACCAAATAAGCACACACTCACTCAGATCAAAGATGCAGTGAGGGATGGCTTGAGGGCTGTCAAAAATGCTATTGATGATG GCTGTGTGGTTCCAGGTGCTGGTGCTGTGGAAGTGGCAATGGCAGAAGCCCTGATTAAACATAAGCCCAGTGTAAAGGGCAGGGCACAGCTTGGAGTCCAAGCATTTGCTGATGCATTGCTCATTATTCCCAAG GTTCTTGCTCAGAACTCTGGTTTTGACCTTCAGGAAACATTAGTTAAAATTCAAGCAGAACATTCAGAATCAGGTCAGCTTGTGGGTGTGGACCTGAACACAG GTGAGCCAATGGTAGCAGCAGAAGTAGGCGTATGGGATAACTATTGTGTAAAGAAACAGCTTCTTCACTCCTG CACTGTGATTGCCACCAACATTCTCTTGGTTGATGAGATCATGCGAGCTGGAATGTCTTCTCTGAAAGGTTGA